A single genomic interval of Microbacterium hydrocarbonoxydans harbors:
- a CDS encoding Gfo/Idh/MocA family protein has product MIDVAVVGLGKMGLSHLSMIKAHPEVNLVGVCDATGYLLDILAKYTGVKTYKDLDKMLDEARPQAVIIATPTHLHAGMIRNALERGIHVFCEKPLVIDPADSVELTALAERKGLVTQVGYHNRFVGAFSEVKRLLELDAIGTVNTALAEAYGPVVLKPAGRTWRSERATGGGCLYDYAAHPLNLLTWYLGTPESVSGSQLTSIFSAQIDDAVASTLHYPNGTAQIISNWSDESQRKMTTKITLWGTNGRIYADRQEIHVYLRDTATIPDGYRVGWNVRYTTDLTDAPWFYLRGEEYSAQLDSFVQRAQAGASAGINDFASAAVTDRVISMISEDAVRGDARLTADAASDLAVNTAPKGRIAAALSALRGGK; this is encoded by the coding sequence ATGATCGATGTCGCAGTGGTCGGACTCGGGAAGATGGGGCTCTCCCATCTGTCGATGATCAAGGCGCACCCCGAGGTGAATCTGGTGGGGGTGTGCGATGCGACCGGGTATCTGCTCGACATCCTGGCGAAGTACACCGGGGTCAAGACCTACAAGGACCTCGACAAGATGCTCGACGAGGCGCGTCCGCAGGCCGTGATCATCGCCACGCCGACGCACCTGCACGCCGGGATGATCCGCAACGCGCTCGAACGCGGCATCCACGTGTTCTGCGAGAAGCCGCTCGTGATCGATCCGGCAGACAGCGTCGAACTCACCGCCCTCGCAGAGCGGAAGGGGCTGGTGACGCAGGTCGGCTACCACAACCGCTTCGTCGGGGCCTTCAGCGAGGTCAAGCGGTTGCTCGAGCTCGACGCGATCGGCACCGTCAACACCGCTCTCGCTGAGGCCTACGGACCCGTGGTGCTCAAGCCCGCTGGTCGCACCTGGCGCAGCGAGCGCGCGACGGGAGGCGGATGCCTCTATGACTACGCCGCGCACCCGCTCAACCTGCTGACCTGGTATCTCGGTACGCCGGAGTCCGTGAGCGGCAGCCAGCTGACCAGCATCTTCTCGGCGCAGATCGATGACGCCGTCGCGAGCACACTGCACTACCCGAACGGCACCGCTCAGATCATCTCGAACTGGTCTGATGAGTCGCAGCGCAAGATGACGACGAAGATCACCCTGTGGGGCACGAACGGTCGGATCTACGCCGACCGTCAGGAGATCCACGTCTACCTCCGCGACACCGCGACCATCCCCGACGGATACCGCGTCGGGTGGAACGTCCGGTACACGACCGACCTCACCGATGCGCCGTGGTTCTACCTGCGTGGCGAGGAGTACAGCGCTCAGCTGGATTCCTTCGTGCAGCGGGCCCAGGCCGGCGCCTCGGCCGGCATCAACGATTTCGCCTCGGCGGCGGTCACCGACAGAGTGATCTCGATGATCAGCGAGGATGCGGTGCGCGGCGACGCCCGACTCACCGCGGACGCAGCATCCGATCTCGCCGTCAACACGGCACCGAAGGGGCGCATCGCGGCAGCGCTGAGCGCTCTGCGTGGAGGGAAATGA
- a CDS encoding sugar transferase produces the protein MTSVEDALSISRTGSVFTPIAAPRATKSVTRTVVTPRVSATLERRRQWERRYRMRLRISDAGVILLAVGITAAVQLMAGVAGEEALRSGIPLATLWYLMLSALHTRDAALFRASATEYRGVVHASGLAFGIIAMLSVVLGWQTMQLVLLVGLPLGVLLLLVTRWAWRHWLTAQRAQGRFASRTLVVGNRDDVEYVVRTLHPIGASGYQVVGATLLDGNARDVEVGGVHFPVLGNVNSVSTVAAELGADTIIVASRPDGEPDFVKHLSWQLEGTAAELVLSSRLTDVAGPRISFAPVEGLPLIQVQIPSYEGGQHVLKRALDIAVASVALIPIALITPILALLVKLDSPGPLFFSQERVGRDGRTFKIMKFRSMKTDAEQQLAALKEQNEGAGLLFKMKDDPRVTRVGRILRKLSLDELPQFWNVLIGDMSVVGPRPPLPSEVTAYDGTVFRRLYIKPGITGLWQVSGRSDLSWDESVRLDLRYVENWSVMNDLQIMWRTAKAMVQPSGAY, from the coding sequence ATGACTTCCGTCGAGGATGCTCTGAGCATCTCTCGCACGGGTTCGGTCTTCACGCCGATCGCGGCACCGCGAGCCACCAAGTCGGTCACGCGCACGGTGGTCACACCGCGTGTGTCCGCGACGCTGGAGCGACGTCGTCAGTGGGAGCGACGTTATCGGATGCGACTGCGGATCTCGGATGCTGGGGTCATCCTTCTCGCAGTCGGAATCACAGCAGCGGTCCAGCTGATGGCCGGTGTCGCAGGGGAAGAGGCCCTGCGGAGCGGCATCCCGCTGGCCACGCTCTGGTATCTGATGCTCAGCGCTCTGCATACACGTGATGCAGCGCTGTTCCGTGCCAGCGCCACCGAGTACCGCGGCGTGGTCCACGCCAGTGGGCTGGCGTTCGGGATCATCGCCATGCTCAGTGTCGTGCTGGGTTGGCAGACGATGCAGCTCGTGCTGCTCGTCGGCCTGCCGCTCGGTGTCCTCCTGCTGCTCGTCACCCGCTGGGCGTGGCGGCACTGGCTGACGGCGCAGCGTGCGCAGGGGCGTTTCGCCTCCCGCACGCTCGTCGTCGGCAACAGGGACGATGTGGAGTACGTCGTCCGCACGCTGCATCCGATCGGCGCCTCCGGGTACCAGGTGGTCGGCGCGACGCTCCTCGACGGCAACGCGCGTGACGTCGAAGTCGGCGGCGTGCACTTCCCCGTGCTCGGCAACGTCAACTCCGTCTCGACGGTCGCCGCCGAGCTCGGAGCCGACACGATCATCGTGGCGAGCCGTCCCGACGGCGAGCCCGACTTCGTGAAGCACCTGAGCTGGCAGCTCGAGGGCACGGCCGCCGAGCTCGTGCTCTCCAGCCGCCTCACCGATGTGGCAGGTCCGCGCATCTCCTTCGCGCCGGTCGAGGGGCTCCCGCTGATCCAGGTGCAGATCCCGTCGTACGAAGGCGGCCAGCATGTGCTCAAGCGCGCGCTCGACATCGCTGTCGCATCCGTCGCGCTCATCCCGATCGCTCTGATCACCCCGATCCTCGCTCTGCTGGTGAAGCTGGACTCTCCTGGTCCGCTGTTCTTCTCCCAGGAGCGGGTCGGACGCGACGGCCGGACGTTCAAGATCATGAAGTTCCGCTCCATGAAGACGGATGCCGAGCAGCAGCTCGCCGCCCTCAAGGAGCAGAACGAAGGCGCCGGTCTCCTGTTCAAGATGAAGGACGACCCCCGGGTCACGCGGGTCGGCAGGATCCTCCGCAAGCTGTCGCTCGACGAGCTGCCGCAGTTCTGGAACGTCCTCATCGGCGACATGAGCGTGGTCGGACCGCGCCCGCCGCTGCCGAGCGAGGTCACGGCGTACGACGGCACCGTGTTCCGTCGCCTCTACATCAAGCCCGGCATCACGGGTCTCTGGCAGGTCTCCGGCCGCAGCGACCTCTCCTGGGACGAGAGCGTGCGGCTCGACCTTCGCTATGTGGAGAACTGGTCGGTCATGAACGACCTGCAGATCATGTGGCGCACGGCCAAGGCCATGGTGCAGCCCAGCGGGGCATACTAG
- a CDS encoding intradiol ring-cleavage dioxygenase, with translation MSRIPEPVQTPEGPMYEGRMLDRVDEEVVDQGAAFDIRTLVTRRGVLSLAGLGVGAVVLAACTPATSAPATGGGDAATSGADSTSGMENTAAGEIPQETAGPYPGDGSNGPDILERSGIVRADITTSIDGSATADGIPLKLELLVRDLANGGVPLAGVAVYAWHCTARGEYSMYSSGLEDVTYLRGVQVSDAEGRVAFSSIFPGCYAGRWPHVHFEVYPDVEAITDSANAIVTSQLALPEDACAAVYADPRYEGSTRNLAQISLSSDNVFGEDSAALQLATVMGDEGSGYTATLVVGVQGV, from the coding sequence ATGAGCCGGATCCCCGAACCCGTCCAGACGCCCGAAGGCCCCATGTACGAGGGTCGGATGCTCGACCGGGTCGACGAGGAGGTCGTCGACCAGGGCGCGGCATTCGACATCCGCACCCTGGTGACCAGGCGCGGGGTCCTCTCGCTCGCGGGGCTCGGCGTCGGTGCGGTCGTGCTGGCGGCGTGCACCCCCGCCACGAGCGCGCCGGCGACGGGCGGGGGAGACGCGGCGACGTCCGGCGCCGACAGCACCAGCGGCATGGAGAACACGGCCGCAGGCGAGATCCCCCAGGAAACGGCAGGGCCATACCCGGGAGACGGCTCGAATGGCCCGGACATCCTCGAGCGGTCGGGTATCGTCCGTGCGGACATCACCACATCGATCGACGGCTCGGCGACCGCCGACGGCATCCCGCTCAAGCTCGAGCTCCTGGTACGTGACCTCGCGAACGGCGGCGTACCGCTCGCCGGCGTCGCGGTCTACGCCTGGCACTGCACGGCCCGAGGCGAGTACTCGATGTACTCCTCGGGTCTCGAGGACGTCACATACCTCCGAGGAGTGCAGGTCTCGGATGCCGAGGGGAGAGTGGCCTTCTCGTCGATCTTCCCCGGTTGCTATGCGGGCCGCTGGCCCCACGTCCACTTCGAGGTGTATCCCGACGTCGAGGCGATCACGGATTCGGCGAACGCGATCGTCACCTCACAGCTCGCACTCCCGGAGGATGCCTGCGCCGCGGTGTACGCGGATCCACGCTACGAGGGCTCGACCCGCAATCTCGCCCAGATCAGTCTGTCGAGCGACAACGTCTTCGGAGAGGACTCCGCCGCACTGCAGCTCGCCACGGTGATGGGAGACGAGGGCAGCGGGTACACGGCGACCCTGGTGGTGGGCGTCCAGGGCGTGTGA
- a CDS encoding DUF4352 domain-containing protein: MSIAALALCVSLVACSGGTEPPSGAEPTSSTSSTPAPDATAGGDPSDDSGGSAPDQPIAKVERAGHSGDPTVTAPPASTGDPVTYDDGVSVRIDDVSFSKETAQGPGSFPDREYARLTLTIDNDSAGPIDLGTSVLTLLDADGTAAVRVYAAEAETSDFAGSVAAGKTATATYAFAVPADSRDEVTLVVDFDGDHTSAVFRGGLD; encoded by the coding sequence GTGTCCATCGCGGCCCTCGCGCTCTGCGTGAGTCTGGTCGCCTGCAGCGGCGGCACCGAGCCGCCGAGCGGAGCGGAGCCGACGTCATCGACGTCGTCGACCCCTGCTCCTGATGCGACGGCGGGCGGTGATCCCTCAGACGATTCGGGCGGATCCGCGCCCGATCAGCCGATCGCGAAGGTCGAGAGGGCGGGGCACTCGGGTGATCCGACAGTGACCGCACCTCCTGCCAGCACGGGGGATCCGGTCACCTACGACGATGGGGTGAGCGTCCGCATCGATGACGTCTCCTTCTCGAAGGAGACGGCCCAGGGCCCAGGGAGCTTTCCCGACCGCGAGTACGCCCGTCTGACGCTGACGATCGACAACGACTCCGCAGGTCCCATCGACCTCGGCACGTCGGTCCTCACCCTTCTCGATGCCGACGGTACCGCGGCCGTGCGCGTCTACGCGGCCGAGGCGGAGACGTCGGACTTCGCCGGCTCCGTCGCGGCAGGCAAGACCGCCACGGCGACCTATGCGTTCGCCGTCCCCGCCGATTCGCGCGACGAGGTCACGCTGGTCGTCGACTTCGACGGCGACCACACCTCGGCCGTCTTCCGCGGAGGGCTCGACTGA
- a CDS encoding low temperature requirement protein A: MVPRDPAQPHRPASTLELFFDLVFVVAVSIASAQLHHALSHGDFVHGITSYAMVFFAVWWAWMNFTWFATSFDTDDWLYRVTTIVQMGGVLVLAAGIPAAFEHGDFRVPVIGYIVMRVAMIAQWLRASRGAGELRSAARRYAIGIAVVQVLWIIFLIVPSGPPQIVAFVICALLEISVPVFAEYRMQTPWHPHHITERYGLFTLIVLGESLLASANAIIDASHELESFVPLISISALTLAVTASLWWIYFWAPHHRAITTFASSLRYGYTHYIVFAAAAAFSAGIEVELDVLTGVSHLSNIQASFTVTVPIAIFLLGIWWVAIRENADRVVNTVVPLGAVVVLLDAALPIPVAVTALVLIAIVVVLVLHSPVERRS; this comes from the coding sequence ATGGTTCCCCGAGATCCGGCACAGCCGCATCGCCCGGCCAGCACTCTCGAGCTGTTCTTCGACCTCGTGTTCGTGGTGGCTGTGAGCATCGCATCTGCACAGCTCCACCACGCCCTGAGCCACGGCGACTTCGTCCACGGCATCACCTCGTACGCGATGGTCTTCTTCGCCGTCTGGTGGGCGTGGATGAACTTCACCTGGTTCGCCACCTCCTTCGACACCGATGACTGGCTGTATCGGGTGACCACGATCGTGCAGATGGGCGGAGTCCTGGTGCTCGCGGCCGGTATCCCCGCCGCCTTCGAGCACGGCGACTTCCGAGTTCCGGTGATCGGCTACATCGTGATGCGCGTCGCGATGATCGCCCAGTGGCTGCGTGCCTCACGCGGTGCGGGCGAGCTCCGCTCGGCGGCACGGCGCTACGCGATCGGCATCGCTGTGGTGCAGGTGCTGTGGATCATCTTCCTCATCGTCCCGTCGGGGCCGCCGCAGATCGTGGCCTTCGTGATCTGCGCGCTGCTCGAGATCAGCGTCCCGGTCTTCGCCGAGTACCGGATGCAGACGCCGTGGCACCCTCATCACATCACCGAGCGGTACGGGTTGTTCACCCTGATCGTGCTGGGGGAGAGCCTGCTGGCCTCGGCGAACGCCATCATCGACGCGAGCCACGAGCTGGAGTCCTTCGTTCCGCTCATCTCCATCTCCGCGCTCACGTTGGCGGTCACGGCGTCGCTCTGGTGGATCTACTTCTGGGCGCCGCATCACCGCGCGATCACGACGTTCGCCTCATCGCTGCGCTACGGATACACGCACTACATCGTGTTCGCCGCGGCCGCCGCGTTCTCGGCCGGGATCGAGGTCGAGCTCGACGTGCTCACCGGTGTGAGCCACCTCTCGAACATCCAGGCGTCGTTCACCGTGACCGTCCCGATCGCCATCTTCCTGCTCGGCATCTGGTGGGTCGCCATTCGGGAGAACGCCGACCGGGTGGTCAACACCGTGGTCCCGCTCGGTGCCGTCGTCGTGCTGTTGGACGCCGCGCTGCCGATCCCGGTGGCGGTAACGGCGCTCGTGCTGATCGCCATCGTGGTCGTCCTCGTCCTGCACTCACCGGTGGAGAGGCGCTCATAG
- a CDS encoding glycosyltransferase, whose product MTQGDPNVVLIANPGADLYGSDRMVLETVRALVRAGRRVVVTVPAPGPLVQLLEEAGAEVVECRTPIVRKGLLSPRGLLDLAVTAIRSIGPGLRLIRRVDPGALIVNTITPPLWIALGRWSRRLTVCHVHEGEGSVAGLLRRALYLPLVFSHRVIANSDFTRRVLAEASPRVRDRTVVVHNAVPGPPEVAPPRMPLSAPTRLLYVGRLSHRKGVHVAIEALDALVRDDHDATLDIVGAVFPGNEAYLDELHAQVERRGLKERVSFLGFKASVWDDLARSDISVVTSLVDETFGNTAVEAALAARPAVVSEVGGLPEAVSSSESATLVPPGDSAALASAIAAKIDGWPEQARLASRDAVAVADAFSSQRYSDGILAALRR is encoded by the coding sequence ATGACCCAGGGGGATCCGAACGTCGTCCTGATCGCCAACCCGGGGGCCGACCTGTACGGCTCGGACCGGATGGTGCTCGAGACGGTGCGCGCGCTGGTCCGCGCTGGCCGCCGTGTCGTCGTGACCGTTCCGGCACCCGGCCCCCTCGTGCAGCTGCTCGAGGAGGCGGGCGCCGAGGTCGTCGAGTGCCGGACGCCGATCGTCCGCAAGGGCCTCCTGAGTCCGCGCGGCCTCCTCGATCTCGCGGTCACGGCCATACGATCCATCGGCCCGGGGCTTCGACTCATCCGACGAGTCGATCCCGGCGCTCTGATCGTGAACACCATCACTCCCCCGCTGTGGATCGCACTCGGACGGTGGAGCAGGCGGCTCACCGTGTGCCACGTGCACGAAGGGGAAGGGTCGGTCGCCGGCCTCCTGCGCCGAGCACTGTACCTGCCACTGGTCTTCAGTCACCGCGTGATCGCGAACAGCGACTTCACCCGCCGCGTTCTCGCGGAGGCATCTCCTCGCGTGCGCGACCGGACCGTGGTCGTCCACAACGCCGTCCCCGGCCCTCCCGAGGTGGCACCTCCTCGCATGCCCCTGAGCGCGCCGACCCGGCTTCTGTACGTGGGACGGCTCTCGCACCGCAAGGGCGTGCATGTGGCCATCGAGGCGCTCGACGCCCTGGTCCGCGACGACCACGACGCGACGCTGGACATCGTCGGCGCCGTGTTCCCCGGCAACGAGGCCTACCTCGACGAACTGCATGCCCAGGTGGAGCGCCGAGGGCTGAAAGAGCGCGTCTCCTTCCTCGGCTTCAAGGCGTCGGTCTGGGACGACCTCGCACGCAGCGACATCTCCGTCGTCACCTCCCTGGTCGACGAGACCTTCGGGAACACGGCTGTGGAGGCCGCGCTGGCAGCGAGACCCGCCGTGGTGAGCGAGGTCGGCGGGCTCCCGGAGGCGGTCAGCTCATCAGAGAGCGCGACTCTCGTTCCCCCCGGTGACAGTGCAGCGCTCGCGTCGGCGATCGCCGCGAAGATCGACGGCTGGCCGGAGCAGGCGAGACTCGCCTCCCGCGATGCGGTCGCGGTCGCAGACGCGTTCTCGTCGCAGCGGTACTCCGACGGCATCCTGGCCGCCCTGCGCCGCTGA
- a CDS encoding DUF1972 domain-containing protein, with amino-acid sequence MPSTVRILGTHGVPAAYGGFETAAENVGLYLRDQGWNVIVYCQIPGEGPTTVDEWNGLQRVLIREPRDGWKGTSAFDLTSIRHAMREHVDGDVWLTFGYNTGVFDVVPRLRRIPNVINMDGMEWTRKRWGIVKQGILLANERLAGWVGDVLIADHPVIATYLRRHFGSRRVQTITYGAHEVVDAPTAPVEELGLTPGQYATVVCRPIPENSVLEIVKAWSSEKRGMPLVVVGPYGDDDPYHVAVRAAASEEVLFPGAIFEPERMQSLRFHSAIYLHGHTVGGTNPSLVEAMAAGNAVVAHDNPYNTWVAGPDNAYFTGAEDLAVLLSEILSDDNRRQRMGAASRDRFHAEFTWAKIGAQYEHSLRTALARHGHAQQQTGVHA; translated from the coding sequence GTGCCATCAACCGTGCGGATACTTGGCACCCACGGCGTACCCGCCGCATACGGCGGCTTCGAGACCGCCGCCGAGAACGTAGGCCTGTACCTGCGCGATCAGGGCTGGAACGTCATCGTCTACTGTCAGATCCCCGGGGAGGGGCCGACGACCGTCGACGAGTGGAACGGACTCCAGCGCGTCCTGATCCGAGAGCCGCGGGATGGCTGGAAGGGCACGTCGGCGTTCGACCTGACCTCCATCCGCCATGCGATGCGCGAGCATGTCGACGGCGACGTCTGGCTCACGTTCGGCTACAACACCGGGGTGTTCGACGTCGTCCCCCGGCTCCGCAGGATCCCGAACGTCATCAACATGGACGGCATGGAGTGGACCCGCAAGCGCTGGGGCATCGTCAAGCAGGGCATCCTGCTGGCGAATGAGCGCCTGGCCGGATGGGTCGGAGACGTGCTCATCGCGGACCATCCGGTGATCGCGACCTACCTGCGCCGGCACTTCGGCTCGCGACGGGTGCAGACCATCACCTACGGTGCGCACGAGGTCGTCGACGCACCGACGGCTCCCGTCGAGGAGCTCGGGCTCACGCCCGGTCAGTACGCGACCGTCGTCTGCCGCCCGATCCCGGAGAACTCCGTGCTCGAGATCGTGAAGGCGTGGTCGTCGGAGAAGCGCGGCATGCCGCTCGTCGTCGTCGGGCCGTACGGCGACGACGATCCGTATCACGTGGCGGTGCGCGCGGCGGCATCCGAGGAGGTGCTGTTCCCCGGGGCGATCTTCGAGCCGGAGCGCATGCAGTCCCTCCGGTTCCACTCCGCGATCTACCTTCACGGCCACACCGTCGGAGGGACGAACCCGTCGCTCGTCGAGGCCATGGCCGCCGGCAACGCCGTGGTCGCCCACGACAACCCGTACAACACCTGGGTCGCGGGGCCCGACAACGCCTACTTCACCGGCGCCGAGGATCTCGCCGTCCTCCTCTCCGAGATCCTCTCGGACGACAACAGGAGGCAGCGCATGGGTGCCGCCAGCCGCGACCGATTCCACGCCGAGTTCACCTGGGCGAAGATCGGCGCCCAGTACGAGCATTCGCTCCGGACCGCTCTCGCGCGGCACGGACACGCACAGCAGCAGACAGGGGTACACGCATGA